One Skermanella pratensis genomic window, CATCCGGGAGCGGCGCCGGAGCCTGGGGCTGGACCAGGGGGAACTTGCCGGCTTGGCTGGTGTCAGCCGCCAGTGGATCGTCGAGATCGAAAAAGGCAAGCCGCGCGCCGAGATCGGCCTCGTTCTTCAAACGCTGAACGCACTGGGATTCGGCCTCTCCGTCGATGCCGCCGGCGGGCTCGGCGGGACCGAGGCGCCGCCGGCCGGTGCAATCCCGTCGCCCATCCCTTCGATCGATATCGACTGGCTCCTCGACGATCTCGCGGCGAACCGATCGTGACCGGTGAACTCGTCGCCTTTTCGGCAGGCCGCGTCATGGGGACGGTAAGGCGCGATCGCAATGGCCGGCTGAGACTCCTCTATGACCAGGGTTGGAGGACGACCCCGGGCGCCTACCCCCTGTCGCATTCCATGCCGGTGGCAGTGGCGGAGCAGTAAGCCGCTTCGAGGTCAGGCTTTGGGCGGATTCTTGCGGCGATGCTCGATCAACAGCTTCACCTGCTTGATGGTCAACGACAAATCGTCGTCGGACAACGCGCGGGCATGAACCGCCAATTCGTCTTCCATCCGCAGGCGAGCGCCCTCCGCGTCGGGCGGCGCATCGAACCCCAACAAATCGTTCGGCGACGTCCCCAGTACTTGGCAGAGGCGTAGAAGCGTGGCGTAGTCGGGACGGCGCGTACCCGCGACATAGTGGCCATAGCGTGGTTCCGTCAGACCGGCCCGACGCGCCACTTCCGCGTCGGTCATCCCAAGTTCGCGCGCCCGTTCCCGGAGTTTCGTGGTCAGCACATGCATTCGGCATGTGTTGCGCGCGATGCTTGTAGCGTCTATGTACGAAATGGCAATAATACTATTGTCGATCTGACAACGGAGATGTCAGCCATGGGCGTGGCGGATAGACGGGCGCGCATGAGCCCGGCGATGATGGCATTGGTGGCAGGCGTATCTATCCCGACCGCAGCGATCGGGGAGGAGGACGGCGCTTCCTTCCTTGCCATGCAACGATGGCTGCATGCGGCCGATGTGGCGGCAAACGAGAGCGTCACTTACGAAATCTGCGGCTGGGGCCAGATCGACTTGCGCACGCCTTTCCTGTCCGCCGCGATCAAGCAGGGCATCGATGTCCTGGCTTGGCATGAATTGGCGAAGCGGTACGACAACGCGGCACTCGAACGTCGGCGGACGGAAGCTGTCTTGACGGCGCAGGGAGCGAACGCACCGACGCAGCGCACCAGCGGACTTTACCCCACAGGGGAATGCACCGATGCAGTTCGAGATGGAATAGAACAAAAGGCACTGATGCCCGGGACCTTGAAGACGCGGTATTTCCGTAAAGTAGATAAGCCAGCAGTTTTAGCCGGTTTCCGCCTCCGATGCTTCCCCGAGAACTTCTCCGAGACCCCGCAGACGCACTGCCGGATAGTCGGGCAGCTTCACGATCAGCTCCAATTTGCCGCCGACCGCCTCCACATAACTGCGGAGGGTCGAAAGATACATGTCGGCCTGCTTCTCGATCTTCGACACGGATGGCTGCTTGATGCTCAGGGTGGCCGCGATGTCGGCCTGCGCCTTCCCGGCGATCTGGCGCAACTCGCGCAGGCATTCCACATCCCGCTTCAGTTCCCGGTACTTCGCCTCGATGCGTTCCTGTCGCTCGGACGGAGGTTCGGCGATCACCTGGTCAATGCTCCGGCCCATCGGATCCGATCCCCTTCGCAGCTCTCAACAGTTCCGAATGGGCGGAAAATCGGCGGTCCGCCTCGTCGATGAATTTCCTGTAGAAGCGCTTCCCGCTCCCGCCGGATTTGTCGCCGACGACCAGAAGAACCGCCTTTCTTTCCGGATCAAAGGCGAAAGTGCCGTAGGTCGGCCTTCGCCCGTCAGGGCGAACGCCGACACCCTGCGTCAACGCTCCGGCCACGCTGTCGGCGTCGGCCTTCGGCCGAGGCCGACCTACGATAAATCAATAAAAACATTGTGCCGAACCATTATTTGGATACCGATCTAGACAGCGACCTTGAATTCCACGGAAGACACGCCCTCGACGTTTTTCGATGCGTCGAGGATTTCCAACGCCACGAGGGCGCCTGTTCCGTCGTAGTCGAGGATTATGCCCGGCTTGTCCTCGTCGCTCTCAACCACCATGGCGTCACGAAGCACGACTGACAGGGTGTCGGTTGCCGGGTGGTACGTGATCTTCATGAGCCGCCCTCATACTTCGCAAGCTTTCCGGTGCGGTACGCCGCAGCCACGGCGGCCGGCACCCGGTCTGCATCGATGAAAACACGCACCAGAAAAGATCGGCCGGAGTCTGCTTCGATGATAAACCGTTGTGCGACCACTCGTCCGATCTGGACAATCCACGCCTTGCCATCCCGGCCAAGGCGTGATCGCTGAACGCGACGTCCCGCAGCCCGTCCCCCGTCACTTCCCACCCTGCGCCGCCGCAGCCGTCACCGGCACCGCGCCGCTGTCCACCATCTTCAGCTTCCAGTCCTGCGCCTCGGTGCCGTCCAGGTTCAGGTGGCCGGCCAGGAACAGCAGGCGGTCGGTGTCGGCGCCCTTGGCGGTGCAGAAGCGGTCCTGGAGATAGTAGGGCGGCGTCGCCTGATAGTAGAGCGTCGCCTTGACCGACGCCGCGGTTCCCTTCAGGTCGGCCAGCGGCACGGCATAGACCAGCGTGTCGCCGCCGCCGTCGCGGTAGTCGGGATCGTCGCCCACCGCCGTGGGGGCCACGTCCTCGGCAAGGTCGGGGCCGGCGCCCAGCGCCTTGGCGATGGCGAGACGCTGGTCGAGCCCCAGGAAGCCGTGGGGCAGGATGCGGTTGTCCTTCACGTCGGCGCAGATCGACAGGAAGCTGGTCGTGAAATCGCCGGTCGGCTTCACGTCATGGCCGCAGACGGGGGCCTGGCCCGCCGGCAGGTTGGCGGGCGGCGCCGTCACCAGCTCCTGGTAGATCTGCGCCTGGTCCTGGCGGCTGACCACCTGGTAATGCGGCTGGTGCGGCAGGCTGCCGGCGTTGGCCCGGCCGGAGCAGTCGTCGTTCCACCACAGCTCGCCGGCGACCGGCTTGCCCGCCTCGTCCACGATGACGCCGGCGCCGTTGGTCCGGCCCGAGGCCCACAGCACGTTGCCGTTGGCGTCGAGCACGTCGAACTCGATGAAGGCGCGGCGGAAACCCACGCCGGACGGCAGCTTGTGCCCGGTCCTGCTGGTGACCGCGACGGTCGCCCGCAGGTTGCCGCCGTCCGTCTCCACCCCCGTCACCGCGATCGCGGCGGTGCCGCCGGAAGCCTGGTCGAGCATCGCCTGCTCGGTCCGGAGCAGCGGATCGACGCCCTTGGACACCAGCATCGGGTCCTGGGTGCGGATGCCCAGGATGTCGGGGAACTGCTGGGCCATCTTGGTGAAGAAGACGTTCAGCCCGACCAGCGTGTGCTGGGCGAAGCCGTCGCGCACGGGCAGGTCGATGTCCTCGGGTCCCAGGTTGTTCTCGGCCTGGGGGAAGTTGGAATATTCCTGGATGCTCGCGATCTTGCTGCGGTACGGCTTGCCGTTCTCGTCCTTGCTCGGCATGTGGCAGTCCTGGCAGCTCGCGGGCGTGGCACCCGGCCCGCCGGGCAGCTTGCCGTCCACGCCCTCGCCGGTGCGGTAGGCGCTGAAGGCCCATTCCGGATATGTCGTCTGCTCGTAGACGTGGGTCAGCACCTTGCCCTTGTCGAGCACCGGCAGATGGACCGTATGGCAGGTGCCGCAGGTCTCGGAACTGGTGATCGCGGCGTGGTACTCGGGCCGGTTGCCGAGCGCCGCTTCCATCGGCTTGACCTTGGGGTCCTTGAAGGGGCCGAAGATCGTGTCCGGCCGGCCGACCAGGAAGCTGCCGGTAAAGGTCCGGGCGAAGCCGGTATTGTCCGGGTTCAGGAAGGCCTGCCGCTCGGCGATGCAGGCGTTCTGCGGCGCGTCCTTGAACTGCGCCGTCGCCTCCGCCCCCAGCGCCATGCGGTGGCAGGCGGTGCAGGAGACGCCGTCGCGCGCCAGCGCGCCGTACGGCGCGTGCCCGGCTGTCGGGTTGCCGGCGGGGAACGGCACCGCGTCGGCGAAGGAGCGCAGGAAGTCCTGGCACTGCCCGGTCTCGGCGAACTTGTCCACCGTGAACTGGCGCTGGCCCAGGATGCCGTGGCAGCCCAGGCAGGTGTTCTCCACCAGGGCCGCGCTCTCGGGGTGGAAGGTCTGGGTCTCGCTGGCGAGCTGGGCGAAGAAGATCGGGTCGCGCCCGGCCAGCCCCATGGGCGAGGTCCACCACGTGGCATAAGGCGACAGGTTGAGCAGCTTGGCGCCGTGGGGGTTCGGCCTGGTCATGTCGAACTGCAGGCCGGTGCTGCCGGCGTCGTGGCAGCCCATGCACTGGTCGGAGGTGACGAACTCGCTGGCGGCGCCGGGGGGGCCGGCCTTGACCCAGACGCTGTCATAGGTCTGGGACGGCATCTTCGACACCGTCTCCCAGGTCGGCTTGGGCAGACCGGCGATCTTGAGGCCGCTGGCGATGTCGGTGTCGTAGCCGTATTGCGGCTGGCCCAGCCGCGCCGCGTCGTCGGTCGGCAGGCTGACCAGCCTGTGGTGGATCTCCGGCGCCGGGGCCTCGAAGAAATGCTGGCTGAGGAAGACCAGCGGCTCGCCCGGCTGGCCGAGCATGTTCTTCAGGCTGACGAAGGTATGATCGGCCTTGGCCGAGGCGTGGCAGTTCAGGCAGTACTGGCCGAAGCCCATGTTGGCCAGCGGGTTGGTCGGCCCGGGCGGCCAGTCCGGCGCCCAGCCGCTCCAGCCGAACCAGCCCCAGAACCAGCCGTCGTGGGACGCCTTTGCGTCGCGCACCATGATCGCGGCGCCGCTGGTCGGCAGCAGGTTGACCGGATCGACGCCGTCGCAGGCGGCGGCCGGCGCCGGGAACATCTCCTTGACCATGATCGCGCCGTCGGGGACCGGCGCCGGGTCCGCCGGGGCGGCGGCCTCGTCGGACGGGCGGTTGACCTTCAGCCACTCCACCATCTCGGGCGAGTACCAGATCACCACCGGCGCGTGGGTGCCCGCGTAGGTCCCGACCCATTTGCCGTCCTGGAGGCTGGCGGTATAAGGGCCGGTGTCGCGCACCCGCTTGTCCCGCACCCACCCGGCGGCCGTGTCCCGGTGGCAGAAGTTGCGCAGATAGTCCCCCAGCTTCGTCTCGTACTGGTCGAGCGGCAAGGCGCCCGGCTTGCGCACCGCCTCGGCCAGGGAGGCGCACAGGGCGCCGTCGGTCGGCACCAGCGGAGTAGGCCGGGCCGCCGTGCAGGCGGGCGCCGCGAGGGCCGGCCCCGCCGCGAGCAGGCCGCACAGGACCAGCGCGGGGGTGCCGGACAGGCGCGAGAGGACGGGAGCCAGGAGACGGGACAGGAAGGCTTGGGACATCCGCGGTTTCCATCCGGAGAGACAACCCGGTGCGGTTGAACAGCGACCGGTTCCTTCCCGAGGGTATTAAACCTTCGTGGTTAAGTCCATCGGTCAAAGCCGGCCGCGGCCCCGGCACCGTTCGATTGTCACAGGCGCTGCTCGCCGGCTTGTCTGCAACCCTCCCCGCTGTCATAGTGCCGAAGGATCCCGGTAAGCGGCGAAGATCCGCCCCGACCTGCGTCATGGCGTCGCGACCCTGTGTCGGTCCGGACAATTCGGACCAAATGGGCAATGGACCGCCAAGACGGATTGCCTTTCAATCGGCGCATTCTGGTGGGATGACTGCTTGGTGGGAGAACTGGTAAGCATGAAGGCGGTCAAGGGCGCCCTCGAGAGCGCCCGGCGAGGGATCAATTGGCGGGATCATGGCTGAGTTCTTTTCGATGGGCGGCTATGCCGCCTATGTCTGGCCGGCCTACGGGGTCGCGGCCGTCTTTCTTATGGGCATGCTGGTCGCCAGCCTGCGCGGCCTTCGCCGTCACGAAGCCCTGCTGAAGACCCTGGAGACGAGCCGCCCGCGGCGGCGCGACCGGAACCGCCGCGACGGCGCGCGCGCTCCATCGGCTCCGGCACCATCAGGATTGCCCGCCGCGGAAGGACACGAGGGATGACCCGCAAGAAACGCCGCCTCTACATGCTGGGCCTGGCCCTGCTCGGGCTTGGCACCGCGACCGCGCTGGCGCTGACCGCGTTCGAGGACAACCTGGTCTTCTTCTACAGCCCGTCCGACCTCGCGGCCCAGCAGGTCGGCGAGCGCAGCTTCCGCCTGGGCGGGCTGGTCGAGGAGAACAGCGTCAAGCGCCTGCCCGATGGCCTGACCATGGAGTTCCGGGTCACCGACACCGCCCGGTCCGTCCCCGTCACCTATGCCGGCATCGTGCCCGACCTGTTCCGCGAAGGGCAGGGCGTCGTCGCCGAGGGACGGCTGCGTCCCGACGGCGTGTTCGTGGCGCGCGAGGTGCTTGCCAAGCACGACGAGAACTACATGCCGCCCGAGGTGGCCGACGCGCTGACCCGCGCCGGCGCTCCCCAGCACGCGACCAAGTCGCTGGAGGCCCCCGTGCCGGCATCCGCGACGAGTCCCCTGACGACCGCCGCGCCCCTGACCGAAACCGCGCCCCTGTCCAGAACCGCTGAGGAGTAGCGCCGTGATCCCCGAACTGGGCCATTACGCCCTGGTCCTGGCACTGTTCCTGGCGCTGGTCCAGGCGACCCTGCCGCTGGTCGGCGCCGCGCGCGGCGACACCGCCTGGATGGACGTGGCGAAGCCGGCCGCGATCGGCCAGTTCGCCATGATCCTGGTCAGCTTCCTGGCGCTGACCTACGCCTATGTCGTGTCCGACTTCAGCGTTCTGAACGTGGTCGAGAACAGCCACTCCATGAAGCCGATGCTCTACAAGGTGTCGGGCGTCTGGGGCAACCACGAGGGCTCGATGGTCCTGTGGGTGCTGATCCTGGCCTTGTTCGGCGCCGCCGTCGCCCTGTTCGGCCGCAACCTGCCGCCGACGTTGAGGGCGCGGGTGCTGTCGGTCCAGGCCATGATCGGCGTCGGGTTCCTGCTGTTCATCCTGGCGACCAGCAATCCCTTCATCCGGATCGATCCGGCGCCGCTCGACGGCAACGACCTCAACCCGCTGCTCCAGGACCCCGGCCTCGCCTTCCATCCGCCGTTCCTGTATTTCGGCTATGTCGGCTTCTCCATGGCCTTCTCGTTCGCCGTGGCCGCCCTGATCGAGGGCAGGGTCGATCCCGCCTGGGCGCGCTGGGTGCGGCCCTGGACGCTGGCCGCGTGGGCCGGCCTGACGCTCGGCATCGCGCTGGGGTCCTGGTGGGCCTATTACGAGCTGGGCTGGGGCGGCTGGTGGTTCTGGGACCCGGTCGAGAACGCCTCCTTCATGCCCTGGCTGGCCGGCACCGCGCTGCTGCACTCCGCCATCGTGGTGGAGAAGCGCGACGCGCTGAAGAGCTGGACCATCCTGCTCGCCATCCTGACCTTCGCGCTGTCGCTGATCGGCACCTTCCTGGTCCGGTCGGGCGTGCTGACCTCGGTCCATGCCTTCGCGGTCGATCCCGCCCGCGGCGTCTTCATCCTGGTGCTGCTCGTGATCGCCACGGCGGGGGCGCTGCTGCTCTACGCGATCCGCGCGCCGTCCATGAAGATGGGCGGGCTGTTCGCCCCGGTCAGCCGGGAAGGCTCGCTGGTGCTGAACAACCTGCTGCTGTCCACCGCGACCGCGACCGTGTTCCTGGGCACGCTCTACCCGCTGTTCCTGGACGCGATTGGCGCCGGCAAGGTGTCGGTCGGGCCGCCCTTCTTCAATTCCACGTTCATCCCGCTGATGGTGCCGCTGGTCGCGGCGATGTCGGTCGGGCCGTTGCTGGCGTGGAAGCGCGCCGACTTGGCCGGCGCCCTGTCGCGGCTCAAGTTCGCGGCCCTGCTGACCGTGATCTGCGTGCTGGGCGCCCTCTACGCCTACCAGGGCGGGCCGGTGCTGGCGCTGCTCGGCGTGGCGCTGGCGGCCTGGGCCTTCTTCGGCGCCATCGTCGAGCTGGCCGACCGGATCAAGCTGTTCCGCGCCCCCCTCGGGGAAAGCTGGCGCCGGGCCGCCGGGCTGCCGCGGTCGAGCTGGGGCATGACCATCGCCCATGCCGGCATGGGCATCGCGATCGCCGGCATGACCGGGTCGGCGGCCTGGATGACCGAGCGCATCCAGCTGATGCGGCCGGGCGACACGGCGCAGATCGCCGGCTACGACATCCGGTTCGACGAGGTCCACCAGCAGCAGGTCGCCAACTACCAGGCGAAGTCTGCCACCTTCACGGTCATCCGCGACGGCGAGGTGATCGCGACGCTGCACCCGGAGGAGCGCTGGTTCCCGGTCGCCCGCATGTCGACCACCGAGGCCGCGATCCGGACCAACTGGGTGTCCGACCTCTATATCGTGCTGGGGCAGGAGCAGGAAGGCACCGGCGGCTACGCCACCCGCCTGTACCATCACCCGCTGGTCCCGTGGATCTGGATCGGCTGCGTGGTCATGGTGGCGGGGGGCTGCGTCTCGCTCAGCGACCGGCGCTTCCGGATCGGCGTGCCGGAACGCCGGCGGAACCGGCCGCCCGTGCCCCAGCCTGCCGAATAGGCCGCCGATTGGACAGCCCGAACAGGAAAACTTGAGATGCGCCGCCTGATCTACATCCTGCCGCTGGGCCTGTTCGTGGTCCTGGCCGGGTACTTCGCCGTAGGCCTGACCCGCGACCCCTCGGTCGTGCCCTCGGCCCTGATCGACAAGCCGGTGCCGGAATTCGCCCTGCCGCCGCTCCTGAACGACGGCAAGGGCCTGGCGACGTCCGACCTGAAGGGCCAGGTCCAGCTGGTCAACGTGTTCGCCTCCTGGTGCGTGCCCTGCCGGGTCGAGCATCCCGTGCTGATGCGCCTCGCCCGGGAGCAGGGCGTCACCGTCAAGGCGATCAACTACAAGGACAAGCCGGAGGACGCGGTCCGCTGGCTCAACCAGGGCGGCAACCCCTATGCCGCCATCGGCGCCGACCAGGACGGCAGGGCGTCGATCGACTGGGGGGTCTACGGCGTGCCGGAGACCTACGTGATCGATGCCGAGGGCCGCATCCGCTACAAGGTCGTGGGTCCCGTGATGCCCGACGAGGTCGAACGGACGATCCTGCCGCTGATCAGGGAGCTCCAGGGATGAGGGCGGGACTGCGGGCCTGCCTCGCCGCCCTCCTCCTGTTCATCTCCTCGCCCGCCCTGGCGGTCCAGCCCGACGAGGTGCTGAAGGATCCGGCGATGGAGGCGCGGGCGCGCGAGATCAGCAAGGAGCTGCGCTGCCTGGTCTGCCAGAACCAGTCGATCGACGACAGCAACGCGCCGCTCGCCCGCGACCTGCGGGTGCTGGTGCGCCAGCGTCTGGTGGCGGGCGACGACAATTCCGGCGTCCTGGACTATGTCACCGCGCGCTACGGCGACTACGTGCTGCTGCGTCCGCCCTTCAAAGCCAGCACCTACGTGTTGTGGATCGGCCCGGCGGTCGTGCTGCTGCTGGGAGGGATCGGCGCGGCGCTGTTCCTGCACGGCCGCCAGCGCGCCGTGGCCGGAGGCGAGACCGCCGCCCCGCTGACTCCCGAGGAACGCCAGCGGCTGGACCGGCTGCTGCGCGAGGATACCTGATACCATGCTGTTCTGGATCGTCGCCGCCCTGATGACGGCGGCCGTGACCGCCCTGGTCCTCACCCCGCTGCTGCGCGCCCGGCAGTCGTCCGCCGGCCGTGCCCCCTACGACATGGAAGTCTACCGCGACCAGCTGGCGGAACTGGACCACGACCTTTCCCGCGGCGTCATCGACGAGCGGCAGGCCCAGGCCGCCCGCGCCGAGATCGGCCGCCGCATGCTGGCCGTCGCGGACGAGGACGAGGGCGAGCGCAAGGCCGCCTCTAGCGCCGCAGCACCCGGCCGGGGCGGCCGCTGGGTGGCGCTGGCGCTGTGCGCCCTGATCCCGCTGGGGGCGCTGGCCGTCTATGTCCCGACCGGCCATCCCAATCTGCCGGCCCAGCCCTTCGCTTCCCGCGAAGCCCCGCCGAACGGCGGCACGCCGGGCGAAGTGATGCAGGCCATCGCCAAGCTGGAACAGCACCTCAAGGAAGAACCCGGCGATCTCCAGGGCTGGCTGCTGATCGCCCAGACCTATACCCGCATGGGCCGGTTCGAGGACAGCGCGG contains:
- a CDS encoding helix-turn-helix transcriptional regulator, with product MLVRTAIEIGLVIRERRRSLGLDQGELAGLAGVSRQWIVEIEKGKPRAEIGLVLQTLNALGFGLSVDAAGGLGGTEAPPAGAIPSPIPSIDIDWLLDDLAANRS
- a CDS encoding helix-turn-helix domain-containing protein, giving the protein MHVLTTKLRERARELGMTDAEVARRAGLTEPRYGHYVAGTRRPDYATLLRLCQVLGTSPNDLLGFDAPPDAEGARLRMEDELAVHARALSDDDLSLTIKQVKLLIEHRRKNPPKA
- a CDS encoding DUF2283 domain-containing protein encodes the protein MKITYHPATDTLSVVLRDAMVVESDEDKPGIILDYDGTGALVALEILDASKNVEGVSSVEFKVAV
- the ccmD gene encoding heme exporter protein CcmD, with product MAEFFSMGGYAAYVWPAYGVAAVFLMGMLVASLRGLRRHEALLKTLETSRPRRRDRNRRDGARAPSAPAPSGLPAAEGHEG
- the ccmE gene encoding cytochrome c maturation protein CcmE, producing MTRKKRRLYMLGLALLGLGTATALALTAFEDNLVFFYSPSDLAAQQVGERSFRLGGLVEENSVKRLPDGLTMEFRVTDTARSVPVTYAGIVPDLFREGQGVVAEGRLRPDGVFVAREVLAKHDENYMPPEVADALTRAGAPQHATKSLEAPVPASATSPLTTAAPLTETAPLSRTAEE
- a CDS encoding heme lyase CcmF/NrfE family subunit, with amino-acid sequence MIPELGHYALVLALFLALVQATLPLVGAARGDTAWMDVAKPAAIGQFAMILVSFLALTYAYVVSDFSVLNVVENSHSMKPMLYKVSGVWGNHEGSMVLWVLILALFGAAVALFGRNLPPTLRARVLSVQAMIGVGFLLFILATSNPFIRIDPAPLDGNDLNPLLQDPGLAFHPPFLYFGYVGFSMAFSFAVAALIEGRVDPAWARWVRPWTLAAWAGLTLGIALGSWWAYYELGWGGWWFWDPVENASFMPWLAGTALLHSAIVVEKRDALKSWTILLAILTFALSLIGTFLVRSGVLTSVHAFAVDPARGVFILVLLVIATAGALLLYAIRAPSMKMGGLFAPVSREGSLVLNNLLLSTATATVFLGTLYPLFLDAIGAGKVSVGPPFFNSTFIPLMVPLVAAMSVGPLLAWKRADLAGALSRLKFAALLTVICVLGALYAYQGGPVLALLGVALAAWAFFGAIVELADRIKLFRAPLGESWRRAAGLPRSSWGMTIAHAGMGIAIAGMTGSAAWMTERIQLMRPGDTAQIAGYDIRFDEVHQQQVANYQAKSATFTVIRDGEVIATLHPEERWFPVARMSTTEAAIRTNWVSDLYIVLGQEQEGTGGYATRLYHHPLVPWIWIGCVVMVAGGCVSLSDRRFRIGVPERRRNRPPVPQPAE
- a CDS encoding DsbE family thiol:disulfide interchange protein; translated protein: MRRLIYILPLGLFVVLAGYFAVGLTRDPSVVPSALIDKPVPEFALPPLLNDGKGLATSDLKGQVQLVNVFASWCVPCRVEHPVLMRLAREQGVTVKAINYKDKPEDAVRWLNQGGNPYAAIGADQDGRASIDWGVYGVPETYVIDAEGRIRYKVVGPVMPDEVERTILPLIRELQG
- a CDS encoding cytochrome c-type biogenesis protein — encoded protein: MRAGLRACLAALLLFISSPALAVQPDEVLKDPAMEARAREISKELRCLVCQNQSIDDSNAPLARDLRVLVRQRLVAGDDNSGVLDYVTARYGDYVLLRPPFKASTYVLWIGPAVVLLLGGIGAALFLHGRQRAVAGGETAAPLTPEERQRLDRLLREDT